AATACGCGTACATCGTGTTCGACGAGAACGTTCGCGCCAAAAACAAAGCGGCAGACGAGTATATCGCCAAAGGCTTTGTGGTCAGCGCCGAAGGTCCACGCGAACTGGCGGAGAAACTGGGGATGGATTACCACACCTTCCTCGCCACGCTTGAGCGTTACAACGGCTTCGTGGAAAATCAGTACGACGAAGATTTTGGTCGTAAAACCGCGCTGCGTAACCCGATTAAAGATGGCCCGTTCCACGCCATCCGTATTGCCCCAGGGGTGCACCACACCATGGGCGGCGTGACCATCAATGCCGAAACCGAAGTGCTGGATAAACAGCATCAGGTTATCCCTGGCGCATTCGCGGCGGGTGAGGTGGCCGGTGGTATTCACGGCGGTAACCGCATCGGCGGTAACGCAGTGGCGGATATTATTGTCTTTGGTACTCAGGCGGGCCATCAGGCGGCAAGCTGGGCAAAACGCTAACAGTCTCTCTACAGGCTATCTTATTTGCCATTTTGGCCCCGGGCTGTGCTCAAAATCCTCACGTACCGCGTGTACGCTCCGGTTTTTCCGCGCAGTCCTGGGTCAAACTGTCAGCAACGATTACGCCTGTTGGTATAGACTAATTGACCCGTTTTTTGCTTCTTAAGAGGAGCCGCTATGTCACAACCCGAAGGCGTTTATGGCTACTCCGCCGTTTTAATGGGCTCGCCCATCCTCCTCAAGCTGTTCAAACCCAACGAGACGCTCGCCTCCCAGGTGTTCCGCCTGATCAAACAATACGAAGATCTGCTCACCGTGAACCGGGCCGAATCCCAGGTGATGAGCATCAATCACGCCGCAGGTAAGCACCCGGTCACCGTCAGCCGCCCCGTGTTTGAGCTAATCAAATGCGCCAAAGCCGCCAGCCAGTTTCCCGACAGTATTTTTAATCTGGCCATTGGCCCACTGGTGAAGCGCTGGAAGATTGGTTTCAAGGGCGACAGCGTTCCACCGCCACAGGATATCGCCGCTCTGCTGCCGCGCACGCAGCCGCATCAGGTGGTGCTGGACGAAGCCGAAGGCAGTGTTTATCTGGCGCACAGCGGGATGGAGATCGATCTGGGCGCGATAGCCAAGGGCTACATCGCCGACCGCGTACGCGACTTCCTGCAGCGGCAGGGCGTGGAGCAGGGGCTGATTAACCTCGGTGGCAACGTGCAGACGCTGGGCTCGCCGGATGGCGGCTGGTCCATCGGGCTGAAAAAGCCGTTTAGCGGGCCGGAAGAGATGCTGGGCGTGATTGAGGTGGCGAACAAATCGGTGGTGACATCCGGCGTCTACGAGCGCTATTTCGAGCTGGATGGCAAGCGCTATCACCATATTCTCGACCCGCGCACCGGTTACCCGCTGGACAACGACCTGGATAGCGTGACAATTGTGTCTACCGACTCCCTCGACGGGGATATCTGGACGACGTTGATTTACGGGATGGGAGTCGAAAAGGGCTGTGCGGCGCTGGCAAATCGCCCCGATATAGAGGCGATTTTTGTGACTAAACAGCGAGAGATTATTCTCTCTTCCGCCAGCCAGTTCTGCTTTACGTTACTGGATGACAGCTACCGGCTGGTTACTGGCAGTACTGCTTGAGCAGGCCAAGCTGTTCGGCCTGCAGGCGATAGCGGTACACCGGCCGGCCCGTCATGCCGTAATGAATACTGGTAAACAGAATATTGATCTGTGCAAGCCAGATCAGATACTTACGGCAGGATACGCGAGAAATATTCACCGCCGCCGCCAGTTCATCGGTGGAAAACTCTTCCGTCGGGTGCGTGTCTATCCACTGGCAAATGGTGCGCAGCGTTTGCGGCGTCAGCCCCTTCGGCAGGCGCTTGGCGTCCGCCACCACCGGGGACCCTCCGTGCAGCAGTCGGTCAACGT
This Klebsiella michiganensis DNA region includes the following protein-coding sequences:
- a CDS encoding thiamine biosynthesis protein ApbE; this translates as MSQPEGVYGYSAVLMGSPILLKLFKPNETLASQVFRLIKQYEDLLTVNRAESQVMSINHAAGKHPVTVSRPVFELIKCAKAASQFPDSIFNLAIGPLVKRWKIGFKGDSVPPPQDIAALLPRTQPHQVVLDEAEGSVYLAHSGMEIDLGAIAKGYIADRVRDFLQRQGVEQGLINLGGNVQTLGSPDGGWSIGLKKPFSGPEEMLGVIEVANKSVVTSGVYERYFELDGKRYHHILDPRTGYPLDNDLDSVTIVSTDSLDGDIWTTLIYGMGVEKGCAALANRPDIEAIFVTKQREIILSSASQFCFTLLDDSYRLVTGSTA